Proteins found in one Cobetia sp. L2A1 genomic segment:
- a CDS encoding xanthine dehydrogenase family protein molybdopterin-binding subunit, with amino-acid sequence MARFEDTLAKHQREQAAAQHKPGQSGITRRGFLIGSVAGSAMMAFGVSGVSWAAASTGNSTSETLAAGGFEPTMWYAIAIDGTVTVHITKAEMGQHVATSLARLVVEELEADLASVEVEYVDSDPKWGYMITGGSWSVNHSYQPLSQAGAAGRFALIEAGAKQMGVSVDSCKARKGRVISGEQSLGYGEIIAAGLERSFSEDELAAIELKPASERRVLGTKGNALDVPAKTNGQAVYGIDYTLPADVEARVGKTLHARPVMPPSRFGCKVTAVDDSEAQKVIGYRQTIELKDPSGICQGWLAVIADNFSAAMRATDLLKVEWSKGDSYHIDETMMQDEGQRLVSAPSRDNGSLLVDQGDPAPFIKGAVTTVDSTFTTSSVLHFTLEPANALAYEEDGHWHIHCGNQQQSQLTALVTKALELDDGKVTHHQLYLGGGFGRRLHGDYAVPAALAAKAMGRPVKMIFTRADDSRFDCVRSPSVQRLRSGLDANGRVVASEHAAAAGWPTAALIPAFLAEAIEGGGKLDSFSISGADHWYNVGTQRVWAQQNKTVHDAFIPGYLRSVAPGWTLWAVEQHIDELAQAAKQDPAEFRLSLLDAEGRNAGKAPVSTGGAERLRAVLTRVMEKSGWSERDNLPADTGMGVALSFGQERSMPTWVACVARVKVDRASGEVKLEKLTTVVDAGTLAHPDGAMAQLEGSLLWGVSMALHEGTEYRDGGPVAQNLGAYQPLRMHQVPQMDLEFVDSTEMPVGLGEPGTTVVAPAVANAIQHAVGVRLRDLPMRPAALKAALSDV; translated from the coding sequence ATGGCAAGGTTTGAAGATACGCTGGCCAAGCACCAGCGCGAACAGGCTGCAGCGCAGCACAAGCCGGGCCAGAGCGGTATCACGCGGCGTGGTTTCCTGATTGGTAGCGTAGCCGGTTCCGCGATGATGGCCTTCGGTGTTTCCGGCGTATCCTGGGCGGCAGCCAGTACCGGGAACTCGACCAGCGAGACGCTGGCGGCAGGTGGCTTCGAGCCGACCATGTGGTATGCCATCGCCATCGACGGCACCGTCACCGTGCACATCACCAAGGCCGAGATGGGGCAGCACGTCGCGACCAGTTTGGCGCGCCTGGTGGTCGAGGAGCTTGAAGCCGATCTGGCGTCCGTGGAAGTCGAATATGTCGATAGCGACCCCAAGTGGGGCTACATGATCACCGGCGGCAGCTGGTCGGTGAATCATAGCTATCAGCCGCTATCGCAAGCCGGCGCTGCGGGGCGTTTCGCACTGATTGAAGCGGGTGCCAAGCAGATGGGTGTGTCCGTCGATAGCTGCAAGGCACGCAAGGGCCGTGTCATCAGCGGCGAGCAGTCACTGGGTTACGGTGAGATCATTGCTGCAGGACTGGAGCGCAGCTTCTCGGAAGATGAGCTTGCAGCCATTGAGCTCAAGCCGGCATCTGAGCGTCGGGTGCTGGGCACCAAGGGCAATGCGCTGGACGTACCCGCCAAGACCAACGGCCAGGCGGTCTACGGCATCGATTACACCCTGCCTGCCGATGTGGAAGCGCGTGTCGGCAAGACATTGCATGCGCGCCCGGTCATGCCACCGAGTCGCTTTGGCTGCAAGGTCACGGCCGTGGATGACAGTGAGGCTCAGAAGGTCATCGGCTATCGTCAGACCATCGAGCTCAAGGACCCGTCCGGTATCTGTCAGGGCTGGCTGGCCGTCATCGCCGATAATTTCTCGGCGGCCATGCGTGCCACTGATCTGCTCAAGGTCGAGTGGAGCAAGGGCGATAGCTACCATATCGATGAGACGATGATGCAGGACGAGGGCCAGCGTCTGGTCAGCGCGCCGAGTCGTGACAATGGCTCGTTGCTGGTAGACCAGGGCGACCCTGCGCCTTTTATCAAAGGGGCTGTCACCACGGTGGACTCCACCTTCACCACGTCCAGCGTATTGCACTTCACGTTGGAGCCGGCCAATGCGCTGGCCTACGAAGAGGATGGCCATTGGCACATCCACTGCGGCAATCAGCAGCAGTCCCAGCTGACGGCACTGGTCACCAAGGCACTGGAGCTGGACGACGGCAAGGTCACCCATCATCAGCTGTATCTGGGGGGGGGGTTCGGGCGCCGCCTGCATGGTGATTACGCAGTACCAGCAGCGCTGGCGGCCAAGGCAATGGGACGCCCGGTGAAGATGATCTTCACGCGCGCTGACGATAGCCGTTTCGACTGTGTGCGTTCACCGTCGGTGCAGCGTCTGCGTTCCGGCCTCGATGCCAACGGGCGTGTCGTGGCATCCGAGCATGCCGCGGCGGCTGGCTGGCCGACGGCGGCGCTGATACCGGCCTTCCTGGCAGAAGCCATCGAAGGCGGCGGCAAGCTGGACTCCTTCTCCATCAGCGGCGCCGATCACTGGTACAACGTCGGCACCCAACGGGTGTGGGCACAGCAGAACAAGACGGTCCATGACGCCTTCATCCCGGGCTATTTGCGCTCCGTCGCGCCGGGCTGGACGCTGTGGGCGGTCGAACAGCACATCGACGAACTGGCGCAAGCCGCGAAGCAGGACCCGGCCGAATTCCGCCTTTCGCTGTTGGATGCTGAAGGCCGCAACGCTGGCAAGGCACCGGTCAGTACCGGTGGTGCCGAGCGACTGCGCGCGGTGCTCACGCGCGTGATGGAAAAGTCAGGTTGGAGCGAGCGTGACAACCTGCCCGCCGACACGGGAATGGGCGTGGCGCTGAGCTTCGGTCAGGAGCGTAGCATGCCGACCTGGGTCGCCTGCGTGGCGCGCGTGAAGGTGGATCGCGCCTCTGGCGAGGTCAAGCTCGAGAAACTGACGACGGTGGTCGATGCCGGCACGCTGGCGCATCCCGACGGTGCCATGGCTCAGCTCGAGGGTTCGTTGCTGTGGGGTGTCTCGATGGCCCTTCACGAAGGTACCGAATATCGCGACGGTGGCCCAGTCGCGCAGAATCTGGGTGCCTACCAGCCGCTGCGCATGCATCAGGTGCCGCAGATGGATCTCGAATTCGTCGACAGCACCGAGATGCCGGTCGGCCTTGGCGAGCCGGGCACCACGGTGGTGGCACCGGCAGTCGCCAATGCCATCCAGCACGCGGTGGGTGTGCGTCTGCGTGATTTGCCGATGCGTCCCGCAGCCCTCAAGGCGGCGCTCAGCGACGTCTGA
- a CDS encoding (2Fe-2S)-binding protein, protein MANFTLNGKAVSLEVDPQTPLLWVLREHLGLTGTKFGCGIAQCGACTVHLNGTAARTCVLPVLAAEGGDIVTIEGLADNDDHPLQQAWVEEQVPQCGYCQSGQIMQAADFLKHTPNPTDEQVTAAMAGNLCRCMAYVRIHRAVKRAANIANERATAQTSGQQTDATAATAGVGSFDPRATASVDESAIRSTAEESSHGKV, encoded by the coding sequence TTGGCCAACTTTACTCTGAACGGCAAGGCCGTCAGTCTCGAGGTCGACCCGCAAACCCCACTACTGTGGGTGCTGCGCGAGCATCTCGGTCTGACCGGAACCAAGTTCGGTTGCGGCATTGCCCAGTGTGGCGCCTGTACCGTGCATCTTAACGGCACTGCGGCGCGCACCTGCGTACTGCCGGTGCTGGCGGCCGAAGGTGGCGATATCGTCACCATCGAGGGGCTGGCCGACAACGACGATCATCCGCTCCAGCAGGCCTGGGTCGAAGAGCAGGTGCCGCAATGCGGTTACTGCCAGTCCGGTCAGATCATGCAGGCCGCCGACTTTCTCAAGCACACGCCGAACCCCACCGATGAACAGGTGACCGCCGCCATGGCCGGCAACCTGTGTCGCTGCATGGCCTACGTGCGTATCCACCGTGCCGTGAAGCGTGCCGCCAACATCGCCAATGAACGTGCCACTGCTCAGACGAGCGGTCAGCAGACCGACGCCACGGCGGCGACTGCCGGTGTGGGCAGCTTTGATCCGCGTGCTACCGCCTCTGTCGATGAGAGCGCTATCCGTTCTACCGCCGAGGAGTCGTCTCATGGCAAGGTTTGA
- a CDS encoding glutamine amidotransferase-related protein: protein MHIGLLQCDDVNPALIERHGNYPAMFETLLKRVDPSIRLSVWRCLEGELPDDVSACDGWLTTGSQCGVNDGLDWVEGLCGFVRQVHAAQIPLVGICFGHQLIAKALGGRVEQHARGWGVGLSFNRVREQRPWMQPAQSGLDLVVSHQDQVAELPEGAQVLADSSFCAYYLLEVGSCLGVQGHPEFSPGYSRDLMQLRRERIGEHRVREGEASLSVEPDSVVMTHWLLAFMRYWQDRMSVA, encoded by the coding sequence ATGCATATTGGCTTGTTGCAATGCGATGACGTGAACCCGGCATTGATCGAGCGTCACGGCAACTACCCAGCCATGTTCGAGACGCTGCTCAAGCGGGTGGATCCGTCGATTCGCCTCAGTGTGTGGCGGTGTCTGGAGGGCGAGTTGCCGGATGACGTTTCCGCCTGTGATGGCTGGCTGACCACCGGTTCGCAGTGCGGGGTCAATGATGGTCTCGACTGGGTTGAGGGGCTGTGTGGGTTCGTGCGGCAGGTGCACGCGGCGCAGATACCACTGGTGGGTATCTGCTTTGGCCATCAGTTGATCGCCAAGGCGCTGGGTGGTCGCGTGGAGCAGCATGCGCGTGGCTGGGGCGTCGGCCTGTCGTTCAACCGCGTGCGAGAGCAGCGCCCGTGGATGCAGCCGGCCCAGTCGGGGCTGGACTTGGTCGTCAGTCATCAGGATCAGGTGGCAGAGCTGCCCGAGGGCGCTCAGGTACTCGCCGACAGCAGCTTCTGTGCTTACTACCTGCTGGAAGTCGGCAGCTGTCTGGGGGTGCAGGGACATCCGGAATTCAGTCCCGGCTACTCGCGTGATCTGATGCAGCTGCGGCGTGAGCGTATCGGCGAGCATCGCGTACGCGAGGGCGAGGCCTCATTGAGCGTCGAGCCAGACAGCGTGGTGATGACGCATTGGCTGCTGGCCTTCATGCGGTATTGGCAAGACAGGATGTCTGTCGCTTGA
- a CDS encoding MFS transporter: MQLNWKAAIALAALILAINTGARQAMGFMLPPMASELTWGMGSLSFALAIQNLVFGLSAPIASKLSDRFGTLSIFLVGSLCYAVGMGITAIWPTPTVWMLGAGVLAGIGIGATTFPLVLAAVTRVVPIEHRGLGLGIASAGGSLGQLIYSVATPILVLIDWKVAMLALGASCLLLIPLALPLLRRPAPGSQPELEDLPIECPLWQDRRFLALAGGFFVCGVHVAFIATHLPNFVVACGLPLNVAGNTLAIIGALNIAGTICFGAWGGRRHPPQLLMLIYLCRAALVMAMVVIPPTSALLYTFGAIMGVLWLSTVPLTSQAVALYFGQKRQAFVFGMVLAAHQMGAFLGAWGGGVVYQMTGSYDLLWISSGVLGLLAALVHWPVRHEPRRVLQPQLA; this comes from the coding sequence ATGCAACTGAACTGGAAGGCAGCAATTGCATTGGCCGCGCTGATATTGGCGATCAATACCGGCGCGCGACAGGCAATGGGCTTCATGCTGCCGCCGATGGCGAGCGAACTGACCTGGGGGATGGGTAGCCTGTCCTTTGCGTTGGCCATACAGAATCTGGTATTTGGCCTGTCAGCGCCGATTGCCAGCAAGCTGTCAGATCGCTTCGGCACGCTGAGCATCTTCCTGGTCGGCAGTCTGTGCTACGCGGTGGGCATGGGCATCACTGCCATCTGGCCAACGCCGACGGTGTGGATGCTGGGGGCCGGGGTCCTGGCCGGCATCGGCATCGGGGCCACCACCTTCCCGCTGGTGCTGGCAGCCGTCACTCGCGTGGTACCGATCGAACATCGGGGGCTGGGGCTGGGCATCGCCTCTGCCGGTGGCTCGCTGGGACAGCTGATCTATTCCGTCGCCACGCCGATACTGGTACTGATCGACTGGAAGGTCGCGATGTTAGCACTGGGCGCAAGCTGTCTGTTGTTGATTCCGCTGGCGCTCCCCCTGCTGCGTCGGCCGGCACCCGGCAGCCAGCCAGAACTTGAAGACCTGCCCATCGAGTGTCCGCTATGGCAAGACCGCCGCTTTCTGGCGCTGGCCGGCGGCTTCTTCGTCTGCGGCGTGCATGTCGCCTTCATCGCCACTCACCTGCCCAACTTCGTGGTCGCCTGCGGGCTGCCGCTGAACGTGGCAGGCAATACCCTGGCCATCATCGGGGCGCTCAACATCGCCGGTACCATCTGTTTCGGTGCCTGGGGCGGACGGCGTCACCCACCGCAGCTGTTGATGCTGATCTATCTGTGCCGCGCAGCCCTGGTGATGGCGATGGTGGTCATCCCGCCAACCAGCGCCCTGCTTTACACCTTCGGCGCGATCATGGGCGTGCTGTGGCTGTCCACGGTGCCGTTGACCAGTCAGGCGGTCGCGCTCTACTTCGGTCAGAAGCGTCAGGCCTTCGTGTTCGGCATGGTACTGGCGGCCCACCAGATGGGCGCTTTCCTCGGCGCATGGGGCGGTGGCGTGGTCTATCAGATGACCGGCAGCTATGACCTGCTGTGGATCTCCAGTGGCGTCTTGGGCCTACTGGCAGCGCTTGTTCATTGGCCGGTGCGTCATGAACCCAGAAGAGTCTTGCAGCCCCAACTGGCATGA